A stretch of the Alkalibaculum bacchi genome encodes the following:
- a CDS encoding ABC transporter ATP-binding protein yields MEEIIQLKDVSQHFKMGDSIVRALSHINLDIYAKELTALVGPSGSGKSTLLNVVGGLTKPTEGEVFIYNTNVTHYTEDQMCFFRRDHIGFIFQSFNLNSTLTALENVTMPLIFSRIPNKDREKMASEALDLVGLKDRKDHKPGQLSGGQQQRVSVARAIVNKPKIILCDEPTGNLDSKTGKEILELIKEMNRIHQITFIIVTHDSNVANQCQRRIWIQDGKICKDERN; encoded by the coding sequence ATGGAAGAAATAATTCAGCTAAAGGATGTATCCCAGCACTTTAAAATGGGGGATTCTATTGTTCGAGCCTTATCTCATATTAATTTAGATATCTACGCTAAGGAGCTTACGGCTCTTGTAGGTCCCTCTGGATCTGGTAAGTCTACCTTGCTCAATGTAGTGGGGGGACTTACTAAGCCTACAGAAGGGGAAGTTTTTATTTACAATACCAATGTGACGCATTATACGGAAGATCAAATGTGCTTCTTTCGAAGAGATCATATTGGCTTTATCTTTCAGTCTTTTAATTTAAATTCTACATTAACTGCCCTCGAAAATGTCACTATGCCCCTTATCTTTTCTAGAATACCAAATAAAGACCGAGAGAAAATGGCAAGTGAGGCACTAGACTTAGTGGGGCTAAAAGACCGCAAAGATCACAAACCAGGACAGCTTTCTGGTGGACAGCAGCAAAGGGTAAGTGTAGCTAGAGCAATTGTCAATAAGCCAAAGATTATCTTATGCGATGAGCCTACGGGGAACTTAGATTCAAAGACAGGTAAGGAAATACTAGAGCTCATTAAAGAAATGAACCGAATTCATCAAATTACCTTTATTATCGTGACCCACGATAGTAATGTAGCGAATCAATGTCAGAGAAGGATTTGGATTCAAGACGGAAAAATATGTAAGGATGAGAGGAATTAA
- a CDS encoding Yip1 family protein encodes MEENQGIIEEKQDNIEEKQSIFERMKRYIIKPSAFFEKYRENPKYLFHLIALIVITVVSGLISINVNKQVLDGATDSLTGAEAELFNNVLGFMTSPIAIVLAAIITSLIGYYVGAFIYYIIIAKIFKGEGKFNHMMIVVLLASYPIKLQAFIKSFFPANLELSLFNTITKSVNLFTLWQLFLLITGTAVLFNMSKKKSATIFIVLFVIGVIFAVGSFSLNNAVASLQY; translated from the coding sequence ATGGAAGAAAATCAAGGTATCATCGAAGAAAAGCAAGATAACATCGAAGAAAAACAAAGTATTTTTGAAAGAATGAAACGGTATATTATTAAACCATCCGCATTCTTTGAAAAGTATAGGGAAAACCCAAAGTACTTGTTTCACTTAATTGCACTTATTGTTATTACAGTAGTTTCAGGATTAATTAGTATCAATGTGAACAAGCAAGTGCTTGATGGGGCAACGGATTCTTTAACTGGAGCTGAAGCAGAATTATTTAATAATGTTTTAGGATTTATGACGTCACCTATTGCTATTGTGCTTGCAGCGATTATCACGAGTTTAATCGGTTACTATGTAGGGGCTTTTATCTATTACATAATCATCGCTAAGATCTTCAAGGGAGAAGGTAAATTCAATCATATGATGATTGTTGTGTTATTGGCTTCCTATCCTATTAAATTACAGGCCTTCATAAAGAGCTTTTTTCCTGCAAACCTTGAGTTGAGTTTATTCAATACCATAACAAAATCAGTCAATCTATTTACTTTATGGCAATTATTTTTGCTCATTACGGGAACAGCTGTACTATTTAATATGTCTAAGAAAAAAAGTGCCACAATTTTCATCGTCTTATTCGTTATTGGAGTGATTTTTGCAGTAGGAAGCTTTTCTCTCAATAATGCAGTTGCCTCTCTACAATACTAG
- a CDS encoding peptidase domain-containing ABC transporter has protein sequence MKYIFVKQHDTTDCAAACLAMVCLYYKKETTITKLRDMMGTDLKGTNLIGLSKCADELGFSSQAVRVDKEGFLSKFTLPCIANVITKEGLSHFVVIFKITKTHVILGDPAKDFLRIEIDEFYKDFTGTLLILKPNQEFVGGKVKGEKIFSRFVKLLLPQKKLFIYSILASIILTIIGIVSSLFNKILMDEILPYKLKNMLLAVLIVFTVISITQIIIGYIRQWMMLYLSQKIDIPLLLGYFEHIYKLPMNFFAARKTGDIITRFSDAFTIKDIFTNIALTLIMDIAMALITGVILFRMNPTLFVIILFLTIVSIGLVFIFKQPYKKINEEQMEQASVLNSQIIEGLRAVETIKGNANEETELENIEREYIKSLRISLKEGMLSNAQGSISGLIQTVGNFVLTYFGVMQVIDNEITLGTFMAFMTLSGYFMDPVGRLVDLQLQMKRLKEHTLYGILITFINYVGSLIINVFRV, from the coding sequence ATGAAATACATATTTGTAAAACAACATGATACGACAGATTGTGCGGCAGCATGTTTGGCAATGGTGTGTCTGTATTATAAAAAAGAAACTACAATAACGAAACTTAGAGATATGATGGGGACTGATTTAAAAGGTACAAATCTTATCGGTTTGAGTAAATGTGCTGATGAGCTAGGATTTTCTTCCCAAGCAGTGAGGGTGGATAAGGAGGGGTTCTTAAGTAAATTTACATTGCCCTGTATTGCAAATGTTATTACTAAAGAAGGTCTCAGTCATTTTGTAGTCATATTTAAAATAACAAAAACCCACGTAATACTAGGAGATCCTGCAAAGGATTTCCTCAGGATAGAGATTGATGAGTTCTATAAGGATTTCACTGGAACCCTACTCATACTAAAGCCCAACCAAGAATTTGTAGGCGGAAAAGTCAAAGGAGAAAAGATATTCTCCAGATTTGTGAAACTCTTGCTCCCTCAAAAGAAACTCTTCATTTATTCTATTCTAGCCTCAATTATACTAACGATAATTGGTATTGTATCATCTTTATTTAACAAGATATTGATGGATGAGATACTGCCTTACAAATTAAAAAATATGCTATTGGCGGTTTTGATTGTGTTTACAGTGATTTCCATCACCCAAATTATAATCGGATACATCCGCCAGTGGATGATGCTTTATCTGTCTCAAAAGATTGATATTCCATTATTACTGGGGTATTTTGAGCATATTTACAAACTACCTATGAATTTCTTTGCAGCAAGAAAAACGGGCGATATTATTACCAGATTTAGCGATGCCTTTACCATTAAGGACATCTTTACCAATATTGCACTGACTCTGATTATGGATATTGCCATGGCATTGATTACTGGCGTGATTTTATTTCGCATGAATCCTACCTTGTTTGTCATCATATTATTTTTGACGATCGTAAGCATCGGTTTGGTCTTTATATTCAAACAACCTTATAAAAAAATTAACGAAGAACAGATGGAGCAAGCTTCCGTACTCAATTCTCAAATTATCGAGGGACTAAGAGCTGTAGAAACTATCAAGGGAAATGCCAATGAAGAAACAGAACTTGAAAATATCGAAAGAGAGTATATCAAATCTCTTCGAATTTCTCTAAAAGAAGGAATGCTCTCCAATGCACAAGGCTCCATATCAGGTCTGATACAGACCGTTGGGAATTTTGTCCTCACCTACTTTGGCGTCATGCAGGTCATCGACAATGAAATTACCTTAGGGACGTTTATGGCATTTATGACACTATCCGGATATTTTATGGATCCCGTAGGGAGATTGGTTGACTTGCAGCTGCAAATGAAAAGATTGAAGGAGCATACATTATATGGAATACTTATTACTTTTATTAATTATGTTGGTTCTCTTATTATTAACGTATTTCGGGTCTAA
- a CDS encoding sensor histidine kinase, which yields MIISEEIMSFLLFLMEAIILMKYIKAQLTSKYRYEFSPLYAGIIALMGFLLRQIGTVGTPIFHIGIFILIYFSYLNTIQEKLVTLGTFLLLNMAIEIIVILLFISKFDISMTEIIEISFISLEAIVISKIILLLVITYLTHRKKNKLHPISVLTNKSMIIKIVGFVLIINFILFLVLNIYKTNPIEINDHIYLLLLSCATICFLSVNIYEELIKESENQIKLRLLLQQKEAEYKYNQEIAVTVDSVRAIKHDISNHLFAISAYIQCRENEKAIQYIEKIAEPIESINNLLNISHPVIASVLYVKTMLAEKNEIIFITKIDLQGEILIEDIDLTILLGNILDNAIESCEQVATQEKRIELSLGSKRNYFYIDCINTLNPKEIKYKANQLQTTKKDTLYHGVGLKNIQIVVDKYEGDKNITITDDEFKIKITLKNLK from the coding sequence ATGATTATCTCAGAAGAAATTATGAGTTTTCTTCTTTTCCTCATGGAAGCCATAATTCTTATGAAGTATATAAAAGCACAGCTCACATCAAAATATAGGTACGAATTTAGCCCATTATATGCTGGCATCATTGCTTTAATGGGCTTTTTACTTAGGCAAATTGGCACAGTGGGAACGCCTATCTTTCATATAGGTATATTTATTCTCATTTATTTTTCATATCTTAATACAATTCAAGAAAAGCTTGTGACCCTTGGCACTTTTTTACTTCTAAATATGGCCATTGAGATTATAGTGATACTTCTATTTATCAGCAAATTTGACATATCTATGACAGAAATTATAGAAATTAGTTTCATAAGTCTTGAGGCCATTGTCATTTCAAAAATAATATTGTTATTAGTCATCACGTATCTTACTCATAGAAAAAAGAATAAACTACATCCTATATCTGTATTAACAAATAAGTCAATGATTATAAAGATAGTTGGGTTTGTTTTGATAATAAATTTTATTTTATTTCTTGTCTTGAATATCTATAAAACAAATCCTATAGAAATCAATGATCACATCTATTTATTGCTACTAAGCTGTGCAACTATTTGCTTTTTATCTGTAAATATTTACGAGGAACTTATAAAGGAATCAGAGAATCAAATAAAATTAAGGCTACTATTGCAACAAAAGGAAGCAGAATACAAATACAATCAAGAAATAGCAGTGACAGTAGATAGTGTCAGGGCAATCAAACATGATATATCAAATCATTTATTTGCAATTAGTGCCTATATTCAATGTAGAGAAAACGAAAAAGCCATACAATACATTGAAAAGATCGCAGAGCCTATAGAATCGATTAACAATCTGCTTAATATAAGCCACCCAGTGATAGCATCCGTTTTATACGTAAAAACCATGCTTGCAGAAAAGAACGAAATTATTTTTATAACAAAGATTGATTTGCAAGGTGAAATCTTGATAGAAGATATAGACCTTACTATACTGTTGGGAAATATACTAGACAATGCTATTGAATCTTGTGAGCAAGTAGCGACACAAGAAAAAAGAATAGAGCTGTCTTTAGGGAGCAAAAGAAACTACTTTTATATAGATTGCATTAACACGTTAAATCCTAAAGAGATAAAGTACAAAGCCAATCAATTGCAAACTACAAAAAAAGATACTTTATATCATGGTGTTGGTCTGAAAAACATCCAAATTGTTGTAGATAAATATGAAGGGGATAAGAATATTACCATCACAGATGATGAATTTAAAATAAAGATTACCTTAAAAAATCTAAAATAA
- a CDS encoding LytR/AlgR family response regulator transcription factor, translating into MTYRLAICDDEEIIRSVLKKYIHEICQEEQIQVLIESYENPMKLLNQIQKHPERYDLIFLDVDMPEINGIETGKRIKEVNEEVLIIFVTAHDKYALKAFEADAFQYMLKPAKKDKLRVLLRKCHRILSKINREEQEFINIQEGERYTKVFYKDIIYFEKYKNKVRIICEEQEYAPYLTLRELKEMLNEGPFVQCHQSIIIHKDKITEFKNNKIVILNDKYTLSVSRPYIKAIKDIFLDLLRR; encoded by the coding sequence ATGACATATCGATTGGCTATATGCGATGATGAAGAGATTATACGAAGTGTTTTAAAAAAATATATACACGAAATTTGCCAAGAAGAGCAAATACAAGTTCTAATAGAATCCTATGAAAATCCTATGAAATTATTAAATCAAATCCAAAAACATCCTGAAAGATACGATCTAATATTTCTAGATGTAGATATGCCTGAGATTAACGGAATAGAAACAGGAAAGAGAATAAAAGAGGTAAATGAAGAAGTTCTCATTATTTTTGTAACTGCTCATGATAAGTATGCACTAAAAGCATTTGAGGCAGATGCTTTTCAGTATATGTTAAAGCCTGCCAAAAAAGATAAACTAAGGGTGCTTTTGCGCAAGTGCCATCGTATATTAAGCAAAATAAATAGAGAGGAACAGGAGTTTATTAACATACAGGAGGGAGAGAGATACACAAAAGTATTTTACAAAGATATTATTTATTTTGAAAAGTATAAAAATAAGGTCCGCATTATCTGTGAAGAACAGGAATACGCACCCTATCTTACACTACGAGAATTAAAAGAGATGCTAAATGAAGGCCCTTTTGTACAATGTCATCAGAGCATTATAATACATAAAGACAAAATCACTGAATTTAAAAATAATAAGATAGTAATCCTTAATGACAAATATACCCTTTCGGTAAGTAGACCTTATATTAAGGCAATTAAGGATATTTTTTTAGATTTATTAAGGAGGTAA
- a CDS encoding spore maturation protein gives MLDYISDALIPIIILLILLYGKKKKVNMYDVFAEGTKESINTALSVFPNLITMLIAIGIFRSSGLLDFIISLLSPVLNTLQIPEEILPLAIMRSISGSGSTAILSDILINNHPDSLVGKMASTMMGSTETTFYVIALYLGSIGVRKHKYTLKASLLADLSGMVASIVISYILFT, from the coding sequence ATGCTTGATTACATATCTGATGCTTTAATACCCATCATTATATTATTAATTCTTCTCTATGGTAAAAAGAAAAAAGTAAATATGTACGATGTCTTTGCTGAAGGGACGAAAGAGAGCATCAATACGGCATTATCCGTATTTCCTAATCTCATAACTATGTTAATTGCCATAGGGATCTTTCGAAGTTCGGGATTATTAGATTTTATTATTTCCCTATTATCTCCTGTATTAAATACACTCCAAATCCCAGAGGAAATCCTGCCCCTTGCCATAATGAGGTCAATATCTGGTTCCGGTAGCACAGCAATTTTATCGGATATCCTAATTAACAATCATCCAGATAGTCTAGTAGGCAAGATGGCGTCTACTATGATGGGTTCTACAGAAACGACCTTTTATGTCATTGCATTGTATTTAGGTTCGATAGGTGTAAGAAAACACAAATACACACTAAAAGCTTCATTGCTCGCAGATTTATCGGGGATGGTTGCATCTATTGTAATTAGTTATATATTGTTTACATAG
- a CDS encoding nucleoside recognition domain-containing protein, with product MIVVSIIYGLFNGNVKQITEGVIASSVQTVEMCITFIGVWALWLGLMEIVKKSGLIQVLSSMMYPIIKRLFPEVPKDHPALGSIALNFSANMLGLGNAATPFGLKAMKELQELNKDKEVATDAMCMFLVVNTSSIQLIPTTVIALRASLGSMEPTSIIISSLIATTISTIIGVIVALTLRRRSDKRERNKAYA from the coding sequence ATGATTGTTGTAAGTATAATATATGGGCTTTTCAACGGGAACGTTAAGCAAATAACGGAAGGCGTCATTGCATCATCTGTTCAAACAGTAGAGATGTGTATTACCTTTATAGGAGTATGGGCTTTGTGGTTAGGATTAATGGAGATTGTAAAAAAATCTGGTTTAATTCAAGTTCTATCTAGTATGATGTATCCCATTATAAAAAGGCTTTTTCCCGAAGTGCCTAAGGATCATCCAGCATTAGGCTCTATCGCCCTGAATTTTTCAGCAAATATGCTTGGTTTAGGAAATGCTGCAACTCCCTTTGGATTAAAAGCTATGAAGGAATTACAGGAGCTCAATAAAGATAAAGAAGTAGCTACAGATGCTATGTGTATGTTTTTAGTCGTCAATACTTCTTCCATACAATTGATACCCACTACAGTTATTGCCTTAAGAGCATCATTAGGGTCTATGGAGCCCACATCAATTATAATATCTAGTCTAATAGCTACTACGATATCTACAATAATTGGGGTAATAGTAGCGCTAACTCTACGAAGAAGGAGTGATAAGAGGGAAAGGAATAAAGCATATGCTTGA
- a CDS encoding AbrB/MazE/SpoVT family DNA-binding domain-containing protein produces the protein MKSTGIVRKVDELGRIVIPIELRRTLDIDIKDSLEIYVDGNFVLLKKYEPACIFCGNAKDITNFKSKNICPDCLEQLQK, from the coding sequence ATGAAGTCTACAGGTATCGTCAGAAAAGTTGATGAGTTGGGGCGGATCGTTATTCCTATTGAATTAAGAAGAACACTAGATATTGATATCAAGGATTCTTTGGAAATTTATGTTGATGGGAATTTTGTTTTATTAAAAAAATATGAGCCTGCATGTATCTTCTGCGGGAACGCAAAAGATATTACAAACTTTAAAAGTAAGAACATTTGTCCAGATTGCTTGGAGCAATTACAAAAATAA
- the rsmI gene encoding 16S rRNA (cytidine(1402)-2'-O)-methyltransferase translates to MSENGKCYLVATPIGNLEDISYRAVRILKEVDMIACEDTRNTIKLLNHYNIKSKMISYHQHNEKMRSEYLCQLIQEGKNIAIVSDAGMPGISDPGVTMVQACIERNITVEIVPGASASISALVLSGLDTTSFYFKGFLSTNKKIRREELAKLRFLECTLILYEAPHKLLETLEDLQEHLGDRKISIARELTKLHQEVIHGHISRGIEHFRQKEPRGEFVLVVEGHIPEIEEHNWENISLEEHFEFYINKGIDRKEAIKLIAKDRELPKREIYEQLMKK, encoded by the coding sequence ATGTCTGAAAATGGAAAATGCTATCTTGTAGCTACGCCAATAGGAAATTTAGAAGATATAAGCTATCGTGCGGTTCGAATTTTGAAGGAAGTAGATATGATTGCTTGTGAAGATACACGAAATACCATTAAATTATTAAATCATTATAATATAAAGTCAAAAATGATTAGTTATCATCAACACAATGAAAAAATGAGATCCGAATACTTATGCCAATTAATACAAGAAGGAAAAAATATTGCCATTGTATCCGATGCAGGCATGCCTGGGATCTCGGATCCAGGTGTAACGATGGTGCAAGCCTGTATTGAGAGAAATATTACCGTAGAGATTGTCCCTGGCGCAAGTGCATCGATTAGCGCTCTTGTATTGTCTGGCCTAGATACTACTAGCTTTTACTTTAAGGGATTCTTATCTACAAACAAGAAAATACGCAGAGAAGAATTAGCAAAACTTCGCTTTTTAGAATGCACTTTGATTCTTTATGAAGCGCCCCATAAATTGTTAGAAACATTAGAAGATCTTCAAGAACACTTAGGTGATAGAAAAATATCGATTGCAAGGGAATTGACGAAGCTCCATCAAGAAGTAATTCACGGACATATTTCCCGGGGAATAGAGCATTTTCGACAAAAAGAACCGAGAGGAGAATTTGTTCTTGTGGTAGAAGGTCATATTCCTGAAATCGAAGAACATAACTGGGAAAACATAAGCTTAGAAGAACATTTTGAGTTTTATATAAACAAAGGAATAGATCGAAAAGAAGCCATAAAGCTAATAGCAAAAGACAGAGAATTACCAAAGAGAGAGATTTACGAGCAACTTATGAAGAAGTAA
- a CDS encoding NAD(P)/FAD-dependent oxidoreductase yields MNNRYDVIIVGAGPAGIFCAMELMSQNENLKVLMFEKGNSIEKRICPKRKTNVCIGCKPCNITTGFAGAGAYSDGKLSLSPDVGGELPSYIGYEQTEELIKYCDDIYLEFGADHKVYGVDKQQEIENIRKKAIKSNLKLIECPVRHMGTEVGYTIYGNLQKALIDKGVTIKFRNPVKEFIIEDQKIIGVQADDNYYADKVVIGVGRDGSEWFSDVCKRYGVDTVVGKVDIGVRVECRNEVMEEINESLYEGKLVYYTPTFDDKVRTFCSNPGGVVATEIYDNNLAVVNGHSYKADELKTNNTNFALLVSKGFTEPFNSPIAYGKHIAGLGNMLSGNKIIVQRYGDFRRGRRTTVERLYRNNIQPTLKDAVPGDLCLVLPYRILKDIDEMLIALDHVSPGLTSDETLLYGVEVKFYSNQVKVDDSFETNIKNMYVLGDGAGITRGLMQASANGVYVAREIIKQQ; encoded by the coding sequence ATGAATAATAGATACGATGTGATTATCGTTGGTGCAGGTCCTGCTGGAATCTTTTGTGCTATGGAGCTAATGAGCCAAAACGAAAACTTAAAGGTGCTTATGTTTGAAAAAGGTAATTCAATCGAAAAGAGAATCTGCCCTAAGAGAAAGACAAATGTATGCATTGGCTGTAAACCTTGTAATATAACTACAGGTTTTGCAGGAGCAGGTGCTTATTCTGATGGAAAATTATCTCTTTCTCCAGATGTAGGTGGAGAACTTCCATCATATATAGGGTATGAACAAACAGAAGAATTAATTAAATATTGTGATGATATTTATTTAGAGTTTGGTGCAGATCATAAAGTATATGGTGTAGATAAGCAACAAGAAATTGAAAATATACGTAAAAAAGCCATCAAAAGCAATTTAAAGCTTATTGAGTGTCCAGTAAGACATATGGGTACAGAAGTAGGATATACAATATACGGAAACTTACAAAAGGCCTTAATTGATAAAGGCGTTACAATTAAATTTAGAAATCCAGTAAAAGAGTTTATCATCGAAGACCAAAAAATAATAGGTGTACAAGCAGATGATAATTACTATGCAGATAAAGTTGTAATAGGTGTAGGCAGAGATGGTTCTGAATGGTTTAGCGATGTCTGCAAAAGATATGGAGTAGATACTGTAGTCGGAAAGGTCGACATTGGCGTACGAGTAGAGTGTAGAAATGAAGTCATGGAAGAAATTAATGAATCTTTATATGAAGGTAAACTGGTTTACTATACACCTACATTTGATGATAAGGTAAGGACATTTTGTTCAAATCCTGGCGGTGTAGTTGCTACAGAGATTTATGATAATAATTTGGCTGTAGTTAATGGTCACAGTTATAAAGCAGATGAATTAAAAACTAATAATACAAATTTTGCATTATTGGTTTCAAAGGGATTTACAGAGCCCTTTAATTCACCTATAGCATATGGTAAACATATTGCTGGACTAGGAAATATGCTTTCAGGAAATAAGATTATCGTTCAAAGATATGGAGATTTTAGACGTGGTAGAAGGACTACAGTAGAGCGATTATACCGAAATAACATTCAACCTACTCTAAAGGATGCAGTGCCAGGAGATTTATGTTTGGTATTGCCTTATCGCATATTAAAAGATATTGATGAGATGCTCATTGCTCTAGATCATGTAAGCCCAGGCCTTACTAGTGATGAAACTCTTTTATACGGCGTAGAAGTCAAATTTTACTCTAACCAAGTTAAAGTAGATGATTCTTTTGAAACAAATATAAAAAATATGTATGTATTAGGCGATGGCGCAGGTATTACAAGAGGCCTAATGCAAGCCTCAGCAAATGGCGTTTATGTGGCAAGAGAAATAATAAAACAACAATAG
- the topA gene encoding type I DNA topoisomerase produces the protein MAASKTLVIVESPAKAKTIKKYLPRNYNVEATMGHVRDLPKSKLGIDIENNFEPSYVTIRGKGDILKKIKKEANTAKTILLATDPDREGEAISYHIAKYLKLDETKVDRIEFHEITKDAITKAIEHKRKIDMNLVNSQQARRVLDRLVGYSISPLLWKKIRKGLSAGRVQSVTTRIIVDREKEIMDFESEEYWLLDLKLIKEKEEFDAKFYGINQKKHEIKSSEEVEKIIAELTEPFIVSKVKEGKRTRKSPLPFTTSTLQQEAFKKLSFSTKKTMSLAQQLYEGLNIEGYGNVGLITYMRTDSIRISDEAKNNCRDYIFSQYGKEYVGDENKTKKKGKNIQDAHEAIRPTTMELEPIKVKDSLKRDQYRLYKLIWDRFVGSQMANAQYDTLSVNIDCGDYNFRSTGSKLVFQGFMRIYGYDGQDNSEEEKNKIPHLLEKEVVGLKDINKEQKFTSPPARFTEASLVKILEEKGIGRPSTYSPTIQTILNRGYVEVEDKKLHPTELGFIVTELMETYFKDIVDVEFTVGMEASLDEIADQNVQWQDIIGDFYSNFEKDLKYAEEVMEERKIEDPVSDVECDKCGRLMVIKTGRYGKFLACPGFPDCRNTKSFLEELGVKCPDCKEGELVVRRTKKGRTFYGCSNYPECEYTSWDRPIPEKCPKCQGILLQKGYGNRKKVYCPSEECGYVQK, from the coding sequence TTGGCAGCTTCGAAGACGCTAGTGATTGTAGAATCACCTGCAAAAGCAAAAACCATAAAGAAGTATTTACCTAGAAATTATAATGTGGAAGCAACAATGGGACATGTTAGGGACCTTCCAAAGAGTAAGCTAGGTATTGATATAGAAAATAATTTTGAGCCTTCTTATGTTACTATAAGAGGTAAAGGTGATATTCTTAAAAAGATAAAAAAGGAAGCAAATACGGCAAAGACCATCTTATTAGCAACTGACCCTGATAGGGAAGGGGAAGCTATATCCTATCATATTGCTAAATATCTCAAGCTTGATGAAACGAAAGTAGATCGAATTGAATTTCACGAGATTACAAAAGATGCCATAACAAAAGCCATTGAACATAAAAGAAAAATTGATATGAATCTAGTAAATTCGCAACAAGCTAGAAGAGTTCTAGATCGATTAGTAGGCTATAGCATAAGTCCTTTACTCTGGAAGAAAATAAGAAAAGGCCTTAGTGCAGGTAGAGTTCAATCTGTTACTACGAGGATCATAGTTGATCGAGAAAAAGAAATCATGGACTTTGAAAGTGAGGAATATTGGTTACTTGACTTAAAATTAATCAAAGAAAAAGAAGAGTTCGATGCAAAGTTCTATGGAATAAATCAGAAAAAACACGAAATAAAAAGCTCAGAGGAAGTTGAGAAAATTATTGCCGAACTAACAGAGCCATTTATTGTTTCTAAGGTCAAGGAAGGAAAGAGAACTCGTAAATCACCATTGCCTTTTACTACGAGCACATTGCAACAAGAAGCTTTTAAGAAATTGAGTTTTTCGACTAAAAAAACCATGAGCTTAGCCCAACAGCTCTACGAAGGTTTGAATATTGAAGGCTATGGCAATGTTGGATTAATAACCTATATGAGAACGGATTCTATTCGAATATCCGATGAGGCCAAAAACAATTGTAGAGACTACATATTTAGCCAATATGGAAAAGAATACGTAGGTGATGAAAACAAGACTAAGAAAAAAGGGAAAAATATACAGGACGCTCATGAAGCCATCCGACCTACTACTATGGAACTAGAGCCTATAAAGGTAAAAGATTCCTTAAAGCGAGATCAATACAGGCTATACAAATTAATTTGGGATCGTTTTGTAGGAAGTCAAATGGCCAATGCCCAGTACGATACTTTAAGTGTTAACATAGATTGTGGAGATTACAATTTTAGATCAACTGGCTCTAAACTCGTATTTCAAGGATTTATGAGGATTTACGGCTATGATGGACAAGACAATTCAGAGGAAGAAAAAAACAAAATTCCTCATCTTTTAGAAAAAGAAGTTGTAGGATTAAAAGATATCAATAAAGAGCAGAAATTTACTTCTCCGCCCGCTAGATTTACGGAAGCATCTCTAGTAAAAATATTAGAAGAGAAGGGAATAGGAAGGCCTAGTACCTACTCTCCAACCATACAGACCATATTAAATCGAGGTTATGTAGAAGTTGAGGACAAGAAGCTTCACCCTACAGAGCTAGGATTTATAGTAACAGAGCTTATGGAGACCTATTTTAAAGATATTGTAGATGTAGAATTTACAGTGGGTATGGAAGCTTCATTAGATGAGATTGCCGATCAAAATGTTCAATGGCAGGATATTATTGGAGATTTCTATAGCAACTTTGAAAAAGATTTAAAATATGCAGAAGAAGTCATGGAAGAAAGAAAAATAGAAGACCCTGTTTCCGATGTAGAGTGTGATAAATGCGGAAGGCTGATGGTCATTAAAACGGGAAGGTATGGCAAGTTTTTAGCTTGCCCAGGATTTCCAGATTGTAGAAATACAAAGTCATTCTTAGAAGAACTAGGCGTCAAGTGTCCAGATTGTAAAGAGGGAGAACTAGTCGTAAGAAGGACGAAAAAAGGAAGAACCTTTTACGGATGTAGTAATTATCCTGAGTGCGAATATACCTCATGGGATCGCCCTATACCTGAGAAATGTCCGAAATGTCAAGGGATATTGCTCCAAAAAGGCTATGGAAATCGCAAAAAGGTTTATTGCCCTAGTGAAGAGTGCGGATATGTACAAAAATAG